A stretch of Manis javanica isolate MJ-LG chromosome 1, MJ_LKY, whole genome shotgun sequence DNA encodes these proteins:
- the LRRC14B gene encoding leucine-rich repeat-containing protein 14B, whose translation MPLGEGGGGRPKTNRMRSLRSCSAEALVSQPQVARRSLDAVAHSVYPLLFKASYFLEQAEVIRVLLGHWPLEEFRLSALLGPSAEYPVDLRDRACRACLEACVQGLSDYVLQAKGWRRLRTADLTGVRDVQVQQCPCGRALGRWGRTELLCRTCCQLQVEPCTAQRPIQVLADLFVTDGNFKVVVQALGPIGPTPLQLHCLSFRADSLDPGQLLHVLRLAGPQELHRLEVVHNVRLHAGHVQQLLTQVGFPRLASLTLPAKAFDPPPGSPRAPDGEDPFFTSISWELSQMSQLTELSVAFSTLTGKIQKLLGNLGTPLRVLDLANCSLNHADMAFLAACTHATHLEVLDLSGHSLVDLFPSTFSRLLGRAAPTLRILTLEECSIQDNHVGMLGLALSPCRQLRELRFLGNPLSAIALRRLFAALCELPELRCIEFPVPKDCYPEGTAYPQDELAMSKFDQQKYDEIARDLHALLLRAGRDDIRACTPVFGSFDPDIQETSNELGMFLLQAFKTALENFSRALEQME comes from the exons ATGCCCcttggagaaggaggaggagggcggCCAAAGACAAACAGGATGAGGTCGCTGCGCTCCTGTTCTGCTGAGGCCCTGGTGTCCCAGCCCCAGGTGGCCCGGCGGAGCCTGGACGCTGTGGCCCACAGCGTCTACCCGCTCCTGTTCAAAGCCAGCTACTTTCTGGAGCAGGCAGAGGTGATCCGTGTTCTGCTGGGGCACTGGCCACTGGAGGAGTTCAGACTGAGCGCCCTGCTGGGGCCCAGCGCAGAGTATCCAGTGGACCTGCGGGACCGGGCCTGCAGGGCCTGCCTGGAGGCCTGTGTGCAGGGCCTCTCAGACTACGTGCTCCAGGCCAAAGGCTGGAGGCGGCTGCGAACGGCTGACCTCACAGGAGTCCGAGACGTGCAGGTGCAGCAGTGCCCCTGTGGGAGGGCTCTGGGCAGGTGGGGCCGCACAGAGCTGCTGTGCAGGACCTGCTGCCAGCTGCAGGTGGAGCCCTGCACAGCCCAGAGGCCCATTCAGGTCCTCGCTGATCTCTTTGTTACCGATGGCAACTTCAAGGTGGTGGTGCAGGCCCTGGGGCCGATAGGCCCCACTCCCCTGCAGCTGCACTGCCTCTCCTTCAGGGCGGACAGCCTGGACCCTGGCCAGCTCCTACATGTCCTGCGTCTGGCGGGGCCCCAGGAGCTGCACAGGCTGGAAGTGGTACACAATGTGCGGCTGCATGCAGGCCACGTGCAGCAGCTGCTGACCCAGGTGGGCTTCCCCCGGCTGGCCTCACTCACCTTGCCTGCCAAGGCCTTCGACCCTCCCCCTGGCAGCCCCCGAGCCCCTGACGGTGAGGACCCCTTCTTCACCTCCATCTCATGGGAGCTCAGCCAAATGAGCCAGCTCACTGAGCTGAGTGTGGCCTTCTCCACGCTGACTGGGAAGATCCAGAAACTGCTTGG AAACCTAGGGACCCCGCTGAGAGTGCTGGACCTGGCCAACTGCTCCCTGAACCACGCGGACATGGCCTTCCTGGCAGCCTGCACCCATGCCACCCACCTGGAGGTGCTGGACCTCAGTGGGCACAGCCTTGTTGACCTGTTCCCCTCCACCTTCTCCAGGCTGCTGGGCCGGGCCGCCCCGACACTGAGGATCCTCACCCTGGAGGAGTGCAGCATCCAAGACAATCACGTGGGCATGCTGGGGCTGGCACTGAGCCCCTGCCGCCAGCTCCGTGAGCTCCGGTTCCTGGGGAACCCGCTGTCGGCCATTGCCCTGAGGCGCCTCTTTGCCGCTCTCTGTGAGCTCCCAGAGCTGCGGTGCATAGAATTCCCAGTACCCAAGGACTGCTACCCCGAGGGTACCGCCTACCCCCAGGATGAGCTGGCCATGTCCAAATTCGACCAGCAAAAATATGATGAGATTGCCAGGGACCTGCACGCACTGCTGCTGCGGGCTGGCAGGGATGACATCCGGGCCTGCACCCCAGTCTTTGGAAGCTTTGACCCAGACATTCAAGAAACGAGCAATGAACTTGGAATGTTCTTGCTGCAAGCTTTCAAAACTGCTCTGGAGAACTTCTCCAGAGCACTGGAGCAGATGGAGTAG
- the CCDC127 gene encoding coiled-coil domain-containing protein 127 — MNNLNDPPNWNIRPNSRADGGEGSRWNYALLVPMLGLAAFRWIWSRESQKEIEKEREAYHRRTAAFQQDLEAKYHVMISENRRTVAQLSLELEKEQNRTASYREALISQGRKLVEEKKLLEQERARVMREKRQLQPLGSAYLSYLEKEDDWQRRARLLLKEFEDALTERQSIYCSLIVPRSKRLGIEKSLLVRAASDPVAADLDMATGLADIFQHDTYCGDVWNSNRRQNGRLMWLYLKYWDLMVQLKTFKRVERALLEK; from the exons ATGAATAACCTAAATGACCCCCCAAATTGGAATATCCGGCCTAATTCCAGGGCTGATGGGGGTGAAGGAAGCAGATGGAATTATGCCTTGTTGGTGCCAATGCTGGGATTGGCTGCTTTTC GTTGGATTTGGTCTAGGGagtcccagaaagaaatagagaaggagagagaagcatACCACCGTAGGACAGCTGCTTTCCAGCAGGACCTCGAGGCCAAGTACCATGTCATGATCTCTGAAAATCGGCGTACAGTTGCTCAGTTGTCTTTGGAActtgaaaaggaacaaaacaggacaGCCAGCTACCGGGAAGCCCTCATCTCTCAGGGGCGCAAGTTGGTAGAAGAAAAGAAGCTTCTGGAACAGGAACGGGCTCGGGTCATGCGAGAAAAGAGACAGCTGCAGCCCTTGGGAAGTGCCTACCTGAGTTACCTGGAGAAGGAAGACGACTGGCAGAGAAGAGCCAGGCTTCTGCTGAAAGAGTTTGAAGATGCTCTTACAGAACGGCAGAGCATCTACTGCAGCCTGATCGTCCCTCGCAGCAAGCGGCTGGGCATAGAGAAGAGCTTGCTGGTCCGTGCGGCCTCTGACCCGGTTGCTGCCGACCTGGACATGGCGACTGGCCTGGCCGACATATTTCAGCATGATACGTACTGTGGTGATGTCTGGAATTCCAACAGACGCCAGAATGGGAGACTCATGTGGCTGTACCTCAAATATTGGGACCTGATGGTCCAACTGAAGACGTTTAAGAGAGTTGAGAGGGCCCTATTGGAGAAGTGA